In the genome of Thermoanaerobaculia bacterium, the window GGTATCTCGAACTGTGCCGGAAATTCTGGAAGATGGACCACGGACAGCTCGACCGATGGGCGAAGGAGATCCGGGAGGGAGCCACGCCTGCGTTCGGAGCGAATCTCTTCTATTGATCCGGCCCGTTCGGGAGCGGGGGTCTTCGGTCGGCCGAATTCGTCCGTGTCACGGCGCGGATCGACGCGCGATAGGATTCGCTCGATGAAGGGCTTGATACTGGCCGGCGGCAAAGGCACTCGTCTGCGCCCGCTCACGCACACCTCGGCCAAGCAGCTCGTCCCGGTCGCCAACAAACCCGTTCTTTTCTACGGGATCGAGTCGATCGCGGCGGCCGGCATCACCGACATCGGGATCGTCGTGGGGGACACGCGGGACGAGGTCAAGGCCGCCGTCGGCGACGGATCCCGCTTCGGCGTCCGGGTGACGTACCTCGAGCAGGACGCGCCGCGGGGGCTCGCGCACGCCGTGCTGATTTCCGAGAAGTTCCTCGCCGGGGACTCCTTCGTCATGTATCTCGGAGACAACCTGATCGCGAGCGGCATCTCCTCGCTCGTCGACGAATACCGGCGGCTCCAGTGCAATTGCCAGATCCTGCTCGCGCGCGTGCCGAATCCGTCGTCGTTCGGGGTCGCGGAGCTCGACGGCGGGAAGGTCGTGCGGCTGTCCGAGAAGCCGGCGGAGCCGAAATCCGATCTGGCGCTCGTCGGCGTGTACATGTTCGACCCGACCGTGTTCGAGGCGGTCCATGCGATCCGCCCGTCCTCCCGCAACGAACTCGAGATCACCGATGCGATCCAGTGGCTCGTCGACCACGGCCGATCGGTCCACGCGCATCTCGTCACCGGCTGGTGGAAGGACACGGGGAAGGTCGAGGACATGCTCGAGGCGAACCGCATCATCCTCGACACGTTCCAGCCGAAGATCCCCGCCGGGCTGGACGGCGGCTCGCGCGTCGAGGGAAAGGTGGTCTTCGAAGGAGGAGCGGTGCTCGCCAACGCGGTCGTTCGGGGCCCCTGCGTCATCGGCCGGGGCGCCACGATCGAGAATGCCTACGTCGGACCGTACACCGCGATCGGCGCCGGTTGCAGGATCGTCAACTGCGAGATCGAAAATTCGATCGTCTGGGAGCAGTCCGAGATCCGGGACATCCCGGTGCGGATCGCCGATTCCCTGATCGGCCGGGGCGTGAAGATCCACCGGGGCCAGCTCCGCCCGAAAGTCCACCGATTCACGGTCGGCGACGACTCGGAGATCGGGATCGTATGAGGCGGATTCTCGTCACCGGCGGATGCGGATTCATCGGGAGCGCGTTCGTCCGGCGGGTCCTCGGCGGCGGCGGCGGCGTGTCGGTCGTCAATCTCGACAAGCTGACGTACGCCGGCAATCCGCGGAACGTCGAAGAGGTCGCCGGCTCGCCCTCCTACCGGTTCGTCCACGGCGACATCTGCGACGCGAAGGCGGTCGCCGACGCGATGGCGGGATGCGACGTCGTCGTCAACTTCGCCGCGGAGACCCACGTCGACCGGTCGCTCCTCGGCGACGCCTCGTTCATCGACACCGACGTCAAGGGCGTCTTCGTGCTTCTCGAGGAGGCGAAGCGGCGCGGCGTCTCGAAGTTCGTCCAGATCTCGACGGACGAGGTCTACGGCTCGATCGACTCGGGCGCGTTCACGGAGGACGCTGCGCTCACGCCTCGGAATCCCTATTCGGCGTCGAAGGCGGGCGGGGACCGCCTCGCGTATTCCTACTGGGCGTCCTACGGCGTTCCGGTCGTGATCACCCGCGCGTCGAACAACTACGGGCCGTACCAATACCCCGAGAAGCTCATCCCGCTGTTCGTCACGAACGCGCTCGACGACCTGCCGCTCCCGCTCTATGGAGACGGGAAGAACGTCCGCGACTGGCTCTACGTCGACGACCACGCGGAGGCGATCGAATTCCTGATCGACCCCGGAGCGCCCGGCGAGGTCTACAACGTCGCGGGCGGAAACGAATGCGAGAACGTCGAGATCACGAAGAAGATCCTCGCGCTCCTCGGAAAGCCGCAGACGCTCATTCGGCCCGTCGCCGACCGCGTCGGGCACGACCGGCGCTATTCGCTCGACGCCGGAAAGCTCGCGCGACTCGGCTTCCGGCCACGGGCGACGTTCGACGATGCGCTCGCTTCGACGATCGACTGGTACGTGGCGCATCCCGACTGGTGGCGCCCGATCAAGGAGCACGATCCGCACTATCGCGACTTCTACAAGACCCAGTACCACGAACGGCTCGGGTCGTGAGCCCGGTCGCGGGTCTCGGGTCGGCGGGTCGCGAGTCGCCGCACCCACCGCGAGCCCGGTGACCGTCCGTCGATGAGGAAGGTTCTCGTCACCGGCGGCGGCGGCATGCTCGCACGCGACCTCCGGGCCGTCCTCGGCGCTCGGGCGGGCGAGTTCCAGGTCGTCGCGCCCGCGCACGGCCAGCTCGACGTGACGAACGCCGATCACGTGCGCGGCGTGATGGCGAGCTTCCGCCCGGCGATCGTCTTCAACTGCGCCGCCTTCACGAAGGTCGACCTCTGCGAAACGGATCCGGCGGCGCGGGCCGTCAACGCCGACGCGGTCGCGACGATCGCGGGGGCCTGCGCGAAGGCCGGCGCGCGGCTCGTCCACGTCTCGACGGACTTCGTGTTCGACGGGAGGAAGGGAACGCCGTACGTCGAGGAGGATCGCCCCGCGCCGCTCTCCGCCTACGGCCGCACGAAGCGCGAAGGGGAGGAGCGCGCGCTCGAAGCCCCCGGCGCCCTCGTCGTCCGCGCGTCCTGGCTCTTCGGGAGCCACGGCCCGAACTTCGTCGAGGCGATGCTGAAGCAGGCCGAGTCCGGGAAGAAGGAGGTCCGCGTCGTCTCGGACCAGGTCGGCCGCCCGACCGCGACGACGGATCTGGCGGAGGCGCTCGTCGCGCTGGCGGACGCGAACGCCTCCGGAATCGTGCATTATGCGAACCGCGGCGAAGTCTCCTGGAACGAATTCGCGCGCGAGATCTATCGCCGGGCGGGATTCGCGGACGTCGAGGTCCGCCCGATCACGTCGGCGGAGCTCGACCGGCCCGCCATCCGCCCCGCCTATTCGGTTCTGTCGACGGAGAAGTACGAGCGGCTGACCGGGACGACGCCGCGCGATTTCCGGGAGCCGCTCGCGGAGTACCTGGCCCGGCGCGCGCGACCCTGAAGCCTCCTGTCCGCATGTTAGATTCCCCGCCCATGTCCTCCCCGGAGCGGATTTCCCGCGGCGAGTGGCGCCGGAAGGCCGTTCACGCGGGCATGGGGCTCTTCGGGCTCCTCCTCCGGTGGCTCTCGTGGCCGGTTGCCGCGCTCTGCGCGGCCGGAGCGCTCCTCTTCAACCTGTTCGCGCTTCCCGTCTTCGGCCGCGGGATCTACCGCGACACGGCCCGCCGCCGCGACGTCGGGATCGTGGCGTATCCGGCCACCGTCCTCCTCGTCATCCTTCTCCTCCGCCACGCGCTCCCCGCCGCGGCCGCGATCTGGGGAATGATGGCGCTCGGCGATCCGGCCGCGTCGATCGCGGGCCGGACCGTCGGCGGCCCGGCGCTCCCGTGGAACCGGAAGAAGACGTGGACCGGCTCGGCGGCGTACGCCGTTCTCGGCGCGGTCGGCGGCTCGCTGTCGATGACGTTCACGGGTCGCGTCGCCGTCGGGTACGCGTTTTCGGCATTCGCCGCGTTCGCCCTTCTCGGCGCCTTCGTCGAGTCGCTCGAGACCGGGCTCGACGACAACGTCTTGCCCGGGATCGCGGTGGCGTTCGCGTGGGCTTCGTTCCACATGGGGCCGCTCGCCGGCGCGGCCGGACCGGCCGTCGTCTCGGGGGGCGCCCGCGTCGCGCTCGCGACCGCCCTCGCGGTCAATGCCGCGATCGCGCTCCTCTCGATTCCCCTCCGGCTCGTCGCCCTGTCCGGCTCGATCGCCGGCTTCATCGCCGGTTCCGCCATCCTCCATTTCGGAGGGTGGGGCGCCTACGCGGTCCTCTGGACGTTCTTCCTCTTCGGGACCCTCGCGTCGAAGTTCGGCTACGCCCGCAAGGAGAGACTCGGCACCGCGCAGGCCAATCGCGCGCGCCGCGGCGCCCGGCACGTCTGGGCGAACGTCTCCGTCGGCGCCGGGGTGGCGCTCGCGATGCGCGCGCGCGTCGTCGCGTCGTCCGTGCCGGTTCTCCCCCTCGCCCTGGCGGGGTCGTTCGCGGCGGCGCTCGCCGACACGTTCGGAACGGAGCTCGGGACGCTCTACGGCCGGCGGCCGTTTCTCCTCTCGACGATGAAACGCGTGCCGCCGGGGACCCGCGGAGCGGTCTCGGGCGCGGGCGTCCTCGGAGGCGTGCTCGGCGCTCTGCTCGTGGGGGGCGCGGGCGCGGCGGCCGGGCTCTACGCTCCGCGGTGGATCTGGATCGTCGCCATCGCGGGGGTGGCCGGGTCTCTCGCGGAATCGCTCCTCATCGACCTCTCGGCCCGCCGCGGCGCCGTCGTCGATCACGAGTTCTGCAACGCTTTCAACACGGTCGTCGGCGCGGCGGCGGCCTGGGAAATCGCGGCATCGATCGCGCTCGGCCGTCTCTACGTTCCCTTCGGCAACGTCTGGGGGATCTCGTGAGCGCCGAGGCGGGCTCCCGCCGCTCGCCGTTCGCCGCCCAGGTCGCCCTCTGGCGGCCGTTCACGCTGCTGCCGCCCCTCCTCGGGATCCTCTCGGGCGCGATCTGCGCGTACGGTTCGGCGCACAATCCCGACCCGGCCCGCCGCCTCGGCTGGGCGGTCGCCCTGACGGTCGCGCTGGGATCGCTCGGAGCCTCGGCGATGAATGCCGCCTCGAACATCATCAATCAGATCGCCGACTTCGAGATCGACCGCGAGAACAAGCCGGGACGGCCGCTCGTCACGGGCGAAGTGTCGTTTCGATCCGCCTGGGTCGTGGCCGCGATCCTCTATGCCTTCTCCCTCCTGCCGACCTGGTTCGTCGTTCCCTATCCGCGCACGAGCTTCCACGAGCGCCTCACGGCCCCTCTCCTCGACCACGCCTGCTTCTTCATCTACGCCGCGGGCGCGCTCGCGACCTTCGTGTATTCCTTTCCCGCGTTCGGGCGCAGCAAGCGCCACTGGTTCTGGGCGAATTTCACGATCGCCTCGACGCGGGGCTGCCTGCTGAAAGTGGCGGGATGGTCCTTCCTCGCCCGCGTGAACGCGTGGGAGGCCTGGGCGATCGGCGGCGTGATGGGCTTCTATCTCCTCGGCGCGACCTCCACGAAGGACTTCTCCGACATGAAGGGCGACGCGCTTCACGGCTGCCGGACGCTTCCGGTCCGCTTCGGCGTGCGCCGGGCCGCCCGGATCATGGCGCCGTTCTTCGTCCTGCCGTGGGTGGCCCTCGGCGCCCTGACGTTCGCGCACGACCCCGCGCACCCGGCGCTTCCGCTCATGACCGGGAACCGGACGTTCCTCCTCGGGATGGGCGCGGTTCTCTCCGCCTGGGGCCTCTATGCCGCGTCCCTTCTCGTCCGCGACCCCGACGCCCTCGCGTCGACGGAGAACCATCCGGCGTGGCGCCACATGTATCTCATCCTCATGGCGGCGCAGGCGGGCTTCGCGATCGCGTATCTCGTCTGACGGCGGACGGGTCGCGGCAATTCCCTTCGCCCGGTGAAATCGACGCGGCTCCGGCAGATCGAGTCGAAGCGGCGACGAGCGCGGAGCGCTCGGCAGGGCGAACGTGGATGCGGGGCGGCAAACGGTCAGCGGCTCAGCCGCGAGCCGTGCGGCCGTCTTGGCATACATATTGTAAAATCGTCCTTCGATGACGTGGGAACGCGCCGTCCACTTCGCCGGCCCCATCGCCCTGTTTCTCATCGCGCTTCGGCCGCTCACCCGACGCCGCGGACACCACGCGGTCGACCGGCGCACGGCGTGGCTGTGCCTGCTCGGCGGAGTCGTCTGGCCCGTTTCGGCGCTCCTGCGGCTCGCATCGGGAACCGAACGGGAGCGGCTCTTCGAGTTGCTGGACAGTTTTTCGATCTTCTTCGGAGGCGTGCTCTTCGCCTACGGTTTCTGGGCGTTGCGCCGCGTCCGGTTCTCGCTCCATTCGGAAGGAAACGACTGGGCGTTGAAATACCGCAGGTCCGAGAAGCGGGCTCGGAGCCGGACCCGTCTGGAGGGTAAGTGACCCGAGGCCCGGCGGCCGTCTCTCCCCGGAAGCCCGATCCCGCCGACGTTCCCGATTACACGGCCCGCTGGAGCGCGTTCTCGCTCGCCCTCGACGAGAAGACGCTCACCACGGTCGCGCGGCAGGCCGCGGAGAGCATCCCCGAGCTCGACGACCTGACCGTCCACGTCTCCCCGGGCGAGCTGTCGGTGACCGTCGTCGTCCGGAGATTCGGCGTTCCGCTCTCCGCGCGCGCCTCGCTGTCGCAGATCCGGTTCAAGGACGGATTCCTCGCATTCGTCGTGGAGAGCGTCGACGCGCTCTCGTTCATCCCGATCCCCGACGCCCTGATCGGGCTCCTGATCGAGAAGGCTCCCGCCGGACTCCTGACCTACTACAAGGCGGACCGGATCCTCGTCGTGAACGTCAACGAGTGGATCCCGACGGGGCTCGACGTCGCGCTCGACCGGGCCGAGTTCGGGCGCGGGGAGGTGACGTTCTTCCTCACCCCCGGACGTTTCGATCTGAGCCGGATCCTCGAAAAGCGGCCGTAGCTATTCGGCCCGCAGCGTGGTCGCCGGGTCGACGCGCGCCGCCCGCCAGGCCGGAAGACCGCACGCGATCGCCGAGACGGCGCCGAGGAGCGCGATCACCCCGGCGTGCGTGACCGGGTCGAGGCGCGACACCCCGAAGAGCAGCGCGGCGATGGCGCGGGTCGAGAGGGCCGCCGCGGCGAGCCCGATCGCGATCCCGAGCCCCGCGAGCTTCATGCCCTGGCCGAGCACGAGGCTGAGGATGTCCCGCCGCGAGGCTCCGAGCGCCGCCCGCACGCCCATCTCGCGGGTGCGTTCGGCGACGCTTCCGGAAAGGACTCCGTAGATGCCGGCGGCCGACAGGGCCAGCGCTCCGAGCGCGAACGCCTCGAAGAGGATCAGCACGAACCGCCGCTCCGCCGCGGAGGCGGCGAGCAGATCGTCCATCGTCGCGACCCGCACGATCGGCTGGTCGCGGTCGACGGCCCAGATCGCGCGCCGAACGGCGGGAGCGAGCGCGGCCGCGTCGCCGTGCGCGCGGACGACGAGCGACATCGCGCCGTCCGCCCGGCGCCACTGGTTCGGGGTCGTGTAGACCGCTTCCGACGAAGTGAGCGCGAGCGACGTCTGCTTCACGTCGCCGACGACGCCGACGATCGTGTAGGGCGGGGAATCGTCCCCCCCGCCGATCCGGAGGCGGCCGCCGATCGGCGATTTCCCGGGGAACTGGAGCTTCGCGAGCGATTCGCTGATCACGGCGACGCGGGGGGCGTCCGGTCCGTCGTGCTCGTCGAGCGGGCGTCCCCGGCGGAGCGGAATCCGCATCGTTTCGAGGTAGCCGGGACTCACGGCGTACCGAAACGCGCCGTACGTCTCCGGCGGCCGCGTCGGCGTGGCCTCGAACGACGCTCCGTACTGGTCGCGGTCGCCGGAGAGCGGCAGCTGGCTCGTCAGGGCGGCGGACTCGACGCCGGCGACGCGCCGGACCTCGTCGAGCGCCCGTTCGAAGAAACGATGGCGCGCCTCGTCGGTGTCGAACCGGTGTCCCGATTCCTGGACCTGCATCGTGAGGAGATGGGAAGGATCGAAGCCGAGAGGAACCGCGAAGAGGCGCTCGATGCTTCGGAGGAGCAGCCCCGACGCGACGAGGAGCACCAGCGCGATCGCGACCTCGGCGACGACGAGCAAGCTCCGGGCGCGGCGACGTCCGCCCGCGACGCGCCCCGACGCCTTCGGGAGGTCCCGGTGGGGATCGCTCCGGGCCGCCTGCAGCGCCGGGATCGTTCCGAAGGCCACCGCCACGAGGCCGGTGATCGCGAGGCCAGAGAACAGGACGAAGCGGTCGACCTCGATCGCCCCGACGCGGGGCAGCTCGGGCGGCCCGAGCGCGGCCAGGGC includes:
- a CDS encoding glucose-1-phosphate thymidylyltransferase encodes the protein MKGLILAGGKGTRLRPLTHTSAKQLVPVANKPVLFYGIESIAAAGITDIGIVVGDTRDEVKAAVGDGSRFGVRVTYLEQDAPRGLAHAVLISEKFLAGDSFVMYLGDNLIASGISSLVDEYRRLQCNCQILLARVPNPSSFGVAELDGGKVVRLSEKPAEPKSDLALVGVYMFDPTVFEAVHAIRPSSRNELEITDAIQWLVDHGRSVHAHLVTGWWKDTGKVEDMLEANRIILDTFQPKIPAGLDGGSRVEGKVVFEGGAVLANAVVRGPCVIGRGATIENAYVGPYTAIGAGCRIVNCEIENSIVWEQSEIRDIPVRIADSLIGRGVKIHRGQLRPKVHRFTVGDDSEIGIV
- the rfbB gene encoding dTDP-glucose 4,6-dehydratase produces the protein MRRILVTGGCGFIGSAFVRRVLGGGGGVSVVNLDKLTYAGNPRNVEEVAGSPSYRFVHGDICDAKAVADAMAGCDVVVNFAAETHVDRSLLGDASFIDTDVKGVFVLLEEAKRRGVSKFVQISTDEVYGSIDSGAFTEDAALTPRNPYSASKAGGDRLAYSYWASYGVPVVITRASNNYGPYQYPEKLIPLFVTNALDDLPLPLYGDGKNVRDWLYVDDHAEAIEFLIDPGAPGEVYNVAGGNECENVEITKKILALLGKPQTLIRPVADRVGHDRRYSLDAGKLARLGFRPRATFDDALASTIDWYVAHPDWWRPIKEHDPHYRDFYKTQYHERLGS
- the rfbD gene encoding dTDP-4-dehydrorhamnose reductase, giving the protein MRKVLVTGGGGMLARDLRAVLGARAGEFQVVAPAHGQLDVTNADHVRGVMASFRPAIVFNCAAFTKVDLCETDPAARAVNADAVATIAGACAKAGARLVHVSTDFVFDGRKGTPYVEEDRPAPLSAYGRTKREGEERALEAPGALVVRASWLFGSHGPNFVEAMLKQAESGKKEVRVVSDQVGRPTATTDLAEALVALADANASGIVHYANRGEVSWNEFAREIYRRAGFADVEVRPITSAELDRPAIRPAYSVLSTEKYERLTGTTPRDFREPLAEYLARRARP
- a CDS encoding DUF92 domain-containing protein, whose product is MSSPERISRGEWRRKAVHAGMGLFGLLLRWLSWPVAALCAAGALLFNLFALPVFGRGIYRDTARRRDVGIVAYPATVLLVILLLRHALPAAAAIWGMMALGDPAASIAGRTVGGPALPWNRKKTWTGSAAYAVLGAVGGSLSMTFTGRVAVGYAFSAFAAFALLGAFVESLETGLDDNVLPGIAVAFAWASFHMGPLAGAAGPAVVSGGARVALATALAVNAAIALLSIPLRLVALSGSIAGFIAGSAILHFGGWGAYAVLWTFFLFGTLASKFGYARKERLGTAQANRARRGARHVWANVSVGAGVALAMRARVVASSVPVLPLALAGSFAAALADTFGTELGTLYGRRPFLLSTMKRVPPGTRGAVSGAGVLGGVLGALLVGGAGAAAGLYAPRWIWIVAIAGVAGSLAESLLIDLSARRGAVVDHEFCNAFNTVVGAAAAWEIAASIALGRLYVPFGNVWGIS
- a CDS encoding UbiA family prenyltransferase, which produces MSAEAGSRRSPFAAQVALWRPFTLLPPLLGILSGAICAYGSAHNPDPARRLGWAVALTVALGSLGASAMNAASNIINQIADFEIDRENKPGRPLVTGEVSFRSAWVVAAILYAFSLLPTWFVVPYPRTSFHERLTAPLLDHACFFIYAAGALATFVYSFPAFGRSKRHWFWANFTIASTRGCLLKVAGWSFLARVNAWEAWAIGGVMGFYLLGATSTKDFSDMKGDALHGCRTLPVRFGVRRAARIMAPFFVLPWVALGALTFAHDPAHPALPLMTGNRTFLLGMGAVLSAWGLYAASLLVRDPDALASTENHPAWRHMYLILMAAQAGFAIAYLV
- a CDS encoding ABC transporter permease, yielding MRVFLRRAAALFRRGPLDAEMDDELRSHIEMAVERNRAAGMTPENARREALRAFGGLERVKEMYRDQRSLPVVDAALQDLRFGLRGFRRNPVFAAVAVLTLAIGIGATTAILSAVNPILFAPLPYPRPGRIAAIEETGRDGSRGDGTFAMYRRFSERARSFEAIAVCRPWTPTVTGADPPQRLAGQRVSADYFRVLGVPPTLGRDFRAPDDRFHGPNVVILSDALWRRRFAGDRAILGRTIELDGDPYSVIGVMPNRFENVLSPSAELWAPLQYDPALPPQGREWGHHLRTVARLRPGTAVRRAGEEVDALGRALITERRPETYDPETRFRAVPLRDELTRGVRPALLAVIGAAALVLVIACVNVTNLLLARGVQRRGEFALRAALGAGRGRLIRQLLTEGVVLATAGGAAGTLLAAFGVRALAALGPPELPRVGAIEVDRFVLFSGLAITGLVAVAFGTIPALQAARSDPHRDLPKASGRVAGGRRRARSLLVVAEVAIALVLLVASGLLLRSIERLFAVPLGFDPSHLLTMQVQESGHRFDTDEARHRFFERALDEVRRVAGVESAALTSQLPLSGDRDQYGASFEATPTRPPETYGAFRYAVSPGYLETMRIPLRRGRPLDEHDGPDAPRVAVISESLAKLQFPGKSPIGGRLRIGGGDDSPPYTIVGVVGDVKQTSLALTSSEAVYTTPNQWRRADGAMSLVVRAHGDAAALAPAVRRAIWAVDRDQPIVRVATMDDLLAASAAERRFVLILFEAFALGALALSAAGIYGVLSGSVAERTREMGVRAALGASRRDILSLVLGQGMKLAGLGIAIGLAAAALSTRAIAALLFGVSRLDPVTHAGVIALLGAVSAIACGLPAWRAARVDPATTLRAE